In one Sebastes umbrosus isolate fSebUmb1 chromosome 13, fSebUmb1.pri, whole genome shotgun sequence genomic region, the following are encoded:
- the cers6 gene encoding ceramide synthase 6, translating into MFLHHVATISLITFSYVNNMARVGTLVMCLHDAADVLIEAAKMANYAKCQILCNLLFAMFAILFISSRLGVYPVWILNTTLFESWEIVGPYPSWWVFNLLLILLQLLHSFWSYLIVKTACRAISKGKVGKWNPLHVSKDDRSDIESSSDEDDSPPPNHKHHSSSSSSSSSTTNGTNKNHGTNGYLTGGLYPDEH; encoded by the exons ATGTTCCTGCACCATGTGGCAACAATCTCCCTCATCACCTTTTCCTACGTGAACAACATGGCACGGGTGGGAACTCTGGTCATGTGTCTCCACGACGCAGCTGACGTGCTGATAGAG GCTGCCAAGATGGCCAACTATGCCAAATGTCAGATACTGTGCAACCTCCTGTTTGCAATGTTTGCAATTCTCTTCATAAGTTCCAGGCTGGGAGTTTACCCCGTCTG GATTTTAAATACCACCTTGTTCGAGAGTTGGGAGATTGTAGGGCCCTACCCATCCTGGTGGGTCTTCAACCTGCTCCTGatcctgctgcagcttcttcaCTCCTTCTGGTCCTACCTCATAGTGAAGACAGCGTGCCGAGCAATCTCCAAAGGAAAG GTGGGGAAATGGAATCCGTTGCAT GTGTCTAAAGACGACCGCAGCGACATCGAGTCCAGCTCTGATGAGGATGACAGCCCTCCGCCCAATCACAAgcaccacagcagcagcagcagcagcagcagcagcaccaccaacGGGACCAACAAAAATCACGGGACCAACGGCTACCTGACAGGGGGCCTGTATCCCGACGAACACTGA
- the nostrin gene encoding nostrin, protein MSDFGRRVVKGPKSTNSHSLKMKDLIGTCSYNQLYQNVKRFSKNGEYFCKELMTVFQQRAELELTYAKGLQKLAGKLIRASKGMSNNSTYGAWCHVSDEMYSRADAHRSLGNAFQQEAILEIRQVLDEHNKRKRPLDGAIERTGKLVTANWSEQLKIKKKLLGLTREHEALFNFVENNRQICTEKEKQKMLNRLTKSAEMQARVDEEYFNINMEGHQMRLKWENTLKNCYQIVQELEKQRIEVLCNILTRYNLQMSGFGQTLKHGQRQIEQTVQRVDMDKDIQTLVEENSITAEDHKAEFLMADYFEEDSKSLMAKDRRKEAIKLKVQRLEDSITKTKKDREGIEKLMRMYSENPSFSNQKNLEETEQQVDESTLKLDLLEATRYKLSVSLSELEGKPKSFHRFSDSIVKWKDKDCEHSVVQLTRPVKLRRTPFRSRQSLRASIIYKGPAQFVTRQSVEALPSASDRVTSTAVTHEAVECDGAVNGALPHTDDDKEQGEITPELCSMGKCTALYNFTPEQDDELTLKEGDLLDIYRKEENGWWFGELNGKTGHFPSAYVEELPVLSSVKSSDA, encoded by the exons ATGAGTGACTTTGGGAGGAGGGTGGTCAAAGGTCCAAAGTCAACAAACAGCCACAGTCTTAAGATGAAGGACCTTATCGGCACCTGCTCG TATAACCAACTCTATCAAAATGTGAAACGATTTTCAAAAAACGGGGAGTATTTCTGCAAAGAACTCATGACTGTTTTTCAGCAAAG GGCTGAGCTGGAACTTACTTATGCCAAAGGACTACAAAAACTGGCAGGCAAACTCATCAGGGCCTCCAAAGGAATGTCAAACAA TTCCACCTACGGTGCCTGGTGTCATGTGTCAGATGAGATGTACTCCAGAGCAGATGCCCACAG ATCATTAGGAAACGCATTTCAGCAAGAGGCAATTCTGGAAATACGACAAGTCTTAGACGAGCATAATAAGAGGAAGAGGCCT CTTGACGGTGCCATTGAAAGAACTGGAAAACTTGTTACTGCTAACTGGAGTGAACAACTcaag ATAAAGAAGAAATTGCTTGGACTAACAAGAGAGCATGAGGCTTTGTTCAACTTTGTTGAGAACAACAGGCAAATTtgcacagaaaaagaaaaacaaaag ATGCTGAACAGGCTGACTAAGTCGGCAGAGATGCAGGCGCGGGTGGACGAGGAGTACTTTAATATCAACATGGAGGGTCATCAGATGAGACTCAAGtgggaaaacacactgaaaaactGCTACCAG ATAGTACAGGAGCTGGAGAAACAGCGAATTGAAGTTCTGTGCAACATCTTGACTAGATACAACCTCCAAATGTCCGGCTTTGGGCAGACCCTCAAACAT GGCCAAAGACAGATAGAACAGACGGTCCAACGGGTGGACATGGATAAAGACATACAAACCCTGGTGGAGGAAAACAGCATCACAGCTGAAGATCACAAAGCGGAGTTTTTAATGGCAGATTATTTT GAGGAGGACAGCAAATCACTCATGGCCAAAGACCGAAGGAAAGAGGCCATCAAACTCAAAGTCCAGCGTCTGGAGGACAGTAttacaaagacaaagaaagaccGTGAAG GAATTGAAAAACTGATGAGGATGTATTCTGAAAATCCATCTTTCTCAAACCAAAAGAACCTGGAGGAAACTGAACAGCAGGTTGATGAG AGTACTCTAAAGCTGGATCTCCTCGAGGCCACTCGCTACAAACTCTCTGTATCGCTCTCTGAGTTAGAGGGGAAGCCCAAGTCCTTTCACCGATTTAGCGACAGCATTGTGAAATGGAAAGATAAG GACTGTGAGCACAGCGTTGTCCAACTGACTCGTCCAGTCAAACTCAGGAGGACTCCGTTCAGATCCCGACAATCACTGAGAGCTTCCATCATCTACAAAGGGCCTGCTCAGTTTGTGACACGGCAGTCTGTGGAGGCGTTACCGAGCGCCAGCGACCGAGTCACTTCCACCGCTGTAACACATGAAGCTGTAGAGTGTGACGGCGCCGTTAACGGAGCCCTGCCTCACACTGATGATGATAAAGAACAAG GTGAAATAACACCGGAGCTGTGCAGTATGGGAAAATGCACGGCCCTGTACAATTTCACGCCTGAACAGGATGATGAATTGACTTTGAAAGAAG GAGATCTTCTGGACATTTACAGAAAGGAAGAGAACGGTTGGTGGTTTGGCGAACTTAACGGGAAGACAGGCCATTTCCCGTCAGCCTATGTTGAGGAGCTGCCTGTGTTAAGCAGCGTCAAATCATCTGATGCctga